A single uncultured Methanolobus sp. DNA region contains:
- a CDS encoding acetolactate synthase large subunit, with product MKASDLFVKCLENEGVEYIFGVPGEETIDLTESLRKSKIKFIPTRHEQSAAFMADMYGRLTHKPGVCLATLGPGATNLITGIADAQLDRAPLVAITGQSALEKTHKESHQYIDIVTAFKQFTTWNSKVTRPDFIPEIVHKAFDIAADRPGATHIELPEDVAKEETAKEPILKRDYPHISLLDESELKRAAEMIKESSMPIILAGNGVFREDAAGELRRLVQFTGLPVATTFMGKGAIPADDLHYLGSMGIKDHDHIMCGFEMADLVICVGFDYVEYTPKFWNPDKSKKIIHIHTDHPEIDETYIPDIMLVGSIRQTLFNLRQQCDFEKEMHERFQKVRARMKAEIEDYAEDMSFPMKPQKILSDVRETMNREDILISDVGAHKLWIGRLFPAYEPNTVFISNGLATMGFALPSAIAASMIKPEKKVVAIAGDGGFLMNLQDLETAVRLGCNFVVVIFDDSKYGLIEWHERKAFNETMGIDFTNPDFVKLAESFGAKGVRLESAEELKPKLAEALEAGGVWLLDVPVDYSENIKLTEKLKHNFCEL from the coding sequence ATGAAAGCTAGCGATCTTTTTGTGAAATGTCTTGAAAACGAGGGAGTAGAATACATATTCGGAGTGCCTGGAGAGGAAACTATTGACCTTACCGAATCACTCCGAAAATCAAAGATAAAATTCATCCCAACAAGACATGAGCAGAGTGCTGCTTTTATGGCAGACATGTATGGAAGGCTCACCCACAAGCCAGGTGTGTGTCTTGCAACACTGGGACCTGGAGCCACAAATCTCATTACCGGTATTGCAGATGCCCAGCTTGACAGGGCACCACTTGTAGCGATAACAGGCCAGTCTGCCCTTGAAAAAACACACAAGGAATCGCATCAGTATATCGATATTGTAACAGCTTTCAAGCAGTTCACAACATGGAACTCAAAGGTCACAAGACCTGATTTTATTCCAGAGATCGTTCACAAGGCTTTTGATATTGCAGCAGACAGACCGGGAGCTACTCATATTGAGCTTCCGGAAGATGTGGCTAAAGAAGAAACAGCAAAAGAACCTATTTTAAAACGAGACTATCCTCATATCAGTCTCCTGGACGAAAGTGAACTTAAAAGAGCCGCAGAAATGATAAAAGAAAGCTCAATGCCAATAATCCTTGCAGGCAACGGAGTTTTCAGGGAAGATGCAGCCGGTGAGCTTAGAAGACTTGTCCAGTTCACAGGACTTCCTGTTGCTACCACTTTCATGGGAAAAGGTGCGATACCTGCCGATGACCTGCATTACCTCGGTTCAATGGGAATCAAGGATCACGACCACATAATGTGCGGTTTTGAAATGGCTGACCTGGTAATATGTGTTGGCTTTGATTATGTCGAATACACGCCTAAGTTCTGGAACCCTGACAAATCAAAGAAGATAATTCACATTCATACAGACCATCCGGAAATTGATGAAACTTATATTCCTGACATAATGCTTGTCGGAAGCATCAGGCAAACACTTTTCAACCTCAGACAACAGTGTGATTTTGAAAAGGAAATGCATGAAAGGTTCCAGAAGGTCCGCGCCAGAATGAAGGCTGAAATTGAGGACTACGCTGAAGACATGTCTTTCCCCATGAAACCACAGAAGATACTCTCAGATGTGAGAGAAACAATGAACCGTGAGGATATACTTATCAGCGATGTCGGTGCCCACAAATTATGGATTGGAAGGCTCTTCCCTGCATACGAGCCAAATACGGTTTTCATTTCCAACGGACTTGCAACAATGGGATTTGCACTCCCCAGCGCCATTGCAGCAAGTATGATAAAACCTGAAAAGAAGGTTGTTGCGATTGCAGGAGATGGTGGTTTTCTTATGAATCTACAGGATCTTGAAACCGCTGTAAGACTTGGATGCAATTTCGTTGTTGTAATTTTTGATGATTCTAAATACGGACTCATCGAATGGCACGAAAGAAAAGCCTTCAATGAGACCATGGGAATTGATTTTACAAATCCTGATTTTGTGAAGCTGGCAGAGAGTTTTGGTGCAAAAGGAGTCAGACTTGAAAGTGCTGAAGAGCTAAAACCAAAACTTGCTGAGGCTCTTGAAGCTGGTGGTGTCTGGCTGCTGGACGTTCCGGTGGATTATTCTGAGAATATCAAGCTTACAGAGAAGTTGAAGCACAATTTCTGCGAATTGTAA
- a CDS encoding NAD-dependent succinate-semialdehyde dehydrogenase: protein MGKIKSVNPATGELNGEFNLYSQQIVNQKIGDSREAFAQWKNEPLYERTFSMECVGEVLRDRKNELAELITKEMGKPIRESLAEIEKCAWTCDYFAENAESFLASEFVETDAENSGYVYEPAGVILSIMPWDFPFWQALRFGIPAVAGGNTVLLKHASNVPMCALEIENIFIEAGFPEGVFQTLLVDSNTASSLISRDEINAVSFAGSRPGGERVAEAAGKSIKKFILELGGSDPLIVLEDADVDKVAKAAVIARFQNCGQSCIAAKRLLVDEKIAGDFTEKFTNNVRNLKIGDPMDTATDMGPMAGENQIDYLEEQIRLSMKSGAKTILQGGRTDEEGYFYKPVILGSVMANAPVVVEETFGPVAPIITFNNEEEAIKIANNTEFGLGASIWSKDKQKAMKMTKNIEAGVIAVNNIVSSDPRLPFGGTKKSGIGREMYRHGMLEFMNVKSMKVY from the coding sequence TTGGGGAAAATTAAGTCTGTTAACCCTGCAACAGGGGAATTGAACGGTGAATTTAACCTTTATTCTCAGCAGATCGTGAATCAGAAGATAGGAGATTCACGGGAAGCTTTTGCTCAATGGAAAAACGAACCTCTTTATGAAAGAACCTTCTCCATGGAATGCGTGGGTGAGGTTCTCAGAGACAGAAAAAATGAGCTTGCTGAGCTCATCACAAAAGAAATGGGCAAACCTATCAGGGAATCACTGGCAGAGATTGAAAAGTGCGCATGGACATGTGATTATTTTGCAGAGAACGCTGAAAGCTTCCTTGCATCAGAATTCGTGGAAACTGATGCTGAAAATTCAGGCTATGTCTACGAACCGGCAGGAGTTATACTCAGTATAATGCCCTGGGATTTTCCATTCTGGCAGGCATTGAGATTTGGCATTCCGGCTGTTGCCGGTGGAAATACTGTACTGCTGAAACATGCCAGTAATGTTCCCATGTGTGCCTTAGAAATTGAGAATATCTTTATTGAAGCCGGCTTTCCGGAAGGAGTTTTCCAGACACTTCTGGTAGATAGCAATACCGCATCCTCACTTATCTCAAGAGATGAGATCAACGCTGTTTCTTTTGCAGGCAGCCGTCCAGGAGGAGAAAGAGTAGCAGAAGCCGCAGGAAAAAGCATCAAAAAATTCATTCTTGAGCTTGGAGGTAGCGATCCTCTGATTGTGCTGGAAGATGCTGATGTCGATAAAGTTGCTAAAGCAGCAGTCATTGCAAGATTTCAGAACTGCGGACAAAGCTGTATTGCAGCCAAACGTTTACTTGTTGATGAGAAAATTGCCGGAGATTTTACAGAAAAATTCACAAACAACGTAAGAAACCTTAAAATCGGAGATCCTATGGATACTGCCACTGATATGGGACCGATGGCAGGTGAAAATCAAATAGATTATCTGGAAGAGCAGATCAGACTGAGCATGAAATCAGGTGCAAAAACTATTCTGCAAGGTGGCAGAACTGATGAGGAAGGATATTTTTACAAACCTGTTATCCTCGGTAGTGTCATGGCAAATGCTCCTGTTGTCGTGGAAGAGACATTTGGTCCTGTGGCTCCCATAATAACTTTCAATAATGAAGAAGAAGCTATTAAAATAGCAAACAATACAGAATTCGGGCTTGGAGCCAGCATCTGGAGCAAAGATAAACAGAAAGCTATGAAAATGACAAAAAACATCGAAGCCGGTGTCATAGCTGTCAATAACATCGTATCATCTGATCCAAGACTTCCTTTCGGAGGAACGAAAAAGAGCGGCATCGGCAGGGAGATGTACCGCCATGGGATGCTGGAATTTATGAACGTGAAATCCATGAAGGTGTACTGA
- a CDS encoding DUF3795 domain-containing protein: MAFLREKNKCPGCRGPDDNKTISRIKCSIKICDKRYIVSQGAPSLFCFECDGFPCARLKRLDKRYREKYHTSLIGNLKTIQESGIEVFMENEKSKWKCSNCGGTVCMHESSCYSCGEPYEK, encoded by the coding sequence ATGGCTTTTCTGCGGGAAAAGAATAAGTGCCCAGGATGCAGGGGCCCTGATGACAACAAAACTATCAGCAGGATAAAGTGCAGCATCAAGATATGTGATAAGAGATACATTGTCTCACAGGGCGCTCCATCTCTTTTTTGTTTTGAATGCGACGGTTTTCCATGTGCCAGGTTAAAGCGTCTGGATAAAAGGTACCGTGAAAAATATCATACAAGCCTTATCGGGAACCTGAAAACTATTCAGGAATCCGGTATTGAAGTTTTTATGGAGAATGAAAAAAGCAAATGGAAATGTTCCAATTGCGGCGGGACTGTTTGCATGCATGAAAGTTCTTGTTATAGTTGCGGAGAACCATACGAGAAATAG
- a CDS encoding YoaP domain-containing protein translates to MSDIEIISLTPDNISEYGVCGYKDIKKHLELRKKIDWFNEYYPKGLRIKALLSEKGLYQGMLEYVPGEYAHRPVDADGYMFIQCIFVGFRNEFKGKGYASSLIDGCIEEAKNEGMNGVSVVTRKGSFMAKKDIFIKKGFVEVDKAKPDFELLVLKFNEDAPDPKFKNMKQQLENYKEGLYVLRSAQCPYTEKNVNSIIDSAKEEFGIDATLIDLEGHDAVQDSPCAFGTFCIIYDGEIISHHPISNKRFMNIMEKKKK, encoded by the coding sequence ATGAGTGATATTGAAATAATAAGCCTGACACCGGACAACATTTCAGAATACGGTGTCTGCGGCTACAAAGACATAAAGAAGCATCTTGAGCTCAGAAAAAAGATAGACTGGTTCAATGAGTATTATCCAAAAGGTCTGAGGATAAAAGCCCTGCTATCGGAAAAAGGATTGTATCAGGGAATGCTGGAGTATGTTCCCGGTGAATATGCACACAGGCCGGTTGATGCTGATGGGTATATGTTTATCCAGTGTATTTTTGTGGGATTCAGAAATGAGTTTAAAGGAAAGGGCTATGCATCATCTCTTATCGATGGATGCATCGAAGAAGCAAAAAATGAGGGTATGAACGGAGTTTCTGTTGTTACCAGAAAAGGCTCATTTATGGCTAAAAAGGATATTTTCATCAAGAAAGGATTTGTTGAGGTTGACAAAGCCAAACCTGATTTTGAATTGTTGGTCCTGAAATTCAACGAAGATGCACCCGATCCAAAATTCAAGAACATGAAGCAACAGCTGGAGAACTATAAAGAAGGACTTTACGTTTTACGTTCAGCACAGTGTCCTTATACTGAAAAGAATGTGAATTCAATTATTGATTCTGCAAAAGAGGAATTTGGGATTGATGCCACTCTAATCGATCTCGAAGGACATGATGCTGTTCAGGATTCTCCTTGTGCTTTCGGAACCTTTTGCATCATCTATGATGGAGAGATAATAAGTCATCATCCGATCAGCAATAAGCGATTCATGAATATTATGGAAAAGAAGAAAAAATGA